Part of the Plutella xylostella chromosome 22, ilPluXylo3.1, whole genome shotgun sequence genome is shown below.
TAAACCGTGTCTACTAACAATCTCTGTGTCTTGTTACgtgaataaattatattaattaataataataatagaggAATAGGGCACAAGTTATTTGGCTATTTCAGGTAATATTCCCAATAGgtaattgaataaaaaaatcaatctaacaatttaaactatttattgtCCGTGCTGAGGAACCAGCTGGAGGGTGGGCCTGTACCCTTTCTCGTCGGCGGTGAATTCGACAAGGTACTCCTGTCCGTCGGGGGCCACGAACGAGTAGGACCCTTTTACACCGATGCCCTGGTACTCGCCGACTGTGATCAACTCCGCTTCCTCCTTGCGGGATGTTCCATCGCTAGTTTTGAATCTAGAATTGAGAAAATTCgattagaataataattatatgtagaCGTATAGATTGTACGTTAGACGGAAAATTGGAGGtgatataggtaagtaggtacatgagtattatttgttttaatgtattacatttagggcctgtttcacgaTGACTGGATAATTTCCACCTCGTATATCCTTCCTATTCCAGAAATTGTGTTACAGGCCCTTAATGTCATCTATAATTATGCACGGAAGAATGAGTAGGGGACCCtgatgtacattgtacacgaATTACTCCTAGTTTAGGGACCCTGGTAACTAAATGTAAAAAGCCTTTGATgttgaataaagatttttgaatttgaatgtATGCACGTCTACCTGTTATGAACAGGGTGAATTCAATTCAGCTAC
Proteins encoded:
- the LOC119690484 gene encoding endocuticle structural glycoprotein SgAbd-5; this translates as MFGFKLLLVAAAVAIVCAQEPAKPEVEVLTETSFVDPKGYHFEFKTSDGTSRKEEAELITVGEYQGIGVKGSYSFVAPDGQEYLVEFTADEKGYRPTLQLVPQHGQ